In Neptuniibacter halophilus, the genomic stretch GGGCGCCCGGTGGCTGGCTCAGTCGGAACATCCGTTTACTATGTCGGTGAATGTATCGGTGCGTCAGTTCCGCCCGGATCTGGTTCAGGAGGTGCGTTCAGCGCTGGTGATGGCGGGCTTGCCGCCTGAGGCGCTGGTAATTGAAATCACCGAAAGCAGTCTGATGCAAAATCAGGAAACCACCCTGCACCTGCTGCAGGAGTTGAAAAAGCTGGGCGTTCAACTGTCGCTGGATGATTTTGGTACCGGTTATTCCTGCATGGCCTACCTGAAACGCTTTAATCTGGATCAGTTGAAGATCGACCGGGCGTTTATTGACGAGTTACCTGACAATCAGGACGATGCGGCGATCACGTCGGCGATAATCGATGTCGCCAGCCATCTGGGCCTGATCACGGTGGCGGAGGGGATTGAAACGCCGGAGCAGGCGAGCTTCCTCGCGGAGATGGGCTGTATTGAAGGGCAGGGGTATCTGTTCGAACGGCCACTGCCGGCAGAAAAAATACAGCAGCTATTCTTTGAATAAACGGGGTTACCAGCGCTGGCTAGTTACCCCGCAGTATCACTTCGCGGAGGGGGAATGTTCCCTTCTGCCGGTCCTCAAAGTAAAACTGCAGCGCGTTACGAATGGTGGTAAACGCCAGCTCATCCCAGGGAATTTCATCTTCCCGGAACAGACGTACTTCCAGTGACTCGCTGCTGGCGGAAAATTCCGGTTTATCAAGCTCGGCCAGATAGAGCATCTGTACCTGATTAACATGCACAATGGAGGTCAGCGTATAGAGGTGGCTGATGGTGACTTCAGCATTGGCTTCTTCACGGGTTTCACGCAGAGCACCTTCTGTCGTTGATTCCGCATTCTCCATATACCCGGCGGGCAGGGTCCAGTAGCCGAGACGCGGCTCGATTGCCCGTTTGCAGAGCAGGACTTTATCTTCATAGACCGGCAGGCAGCCGGTGACAATCTTCGGGTTCAGGTAGTGGATAGTGCCGCAGCCGTCACAGATATGTCTGGGCAGGTTGTCATCATCGGGTACCGCCACTGATAGCGGGCCTGCACAGTTACTGCAATATTTCATATAGCTTCCTTATTGGGGCGAGTTCAGTGGGTAAATTTGCCCGCCTGAGGTTCAGGGTATAACAAAAGCATGTATCGGAGTTAAACTATCTACGACCTTCGGAGTATTATTGTGGACCTGTCAGTCAAATAGAAGTGAATTTATGCTGAGAAAGATCCGTCAGCGCCTGCAGGATTTTGAGCCGCGGCGCTTCCCCACCAACCAGCCTAAGGCCAGTGTGCTGATCGCGCTGACCGACGACCCCGATCCGGAAGTGATCCTGACTAAACGCTCCTCCCGGCTCTCGACCCACAGTGGGGAGATCGCCTTTCCCGGTGGTAAACATGATGATACCGATCCCGATCTGTTGTATACCGCCCTGCGCGAGGCCCATGAAGAGGTAGGCATAGTGCCCGAAGCGGTTGATGTGATCGGGCCTCTGGGTCAGGTCGTGTCTAAACATGGGCTGCAGGTCACACCTTGGGTCGGTGTGATTCCCCGTGAGATCGAGTTGGTGGCTAACCCGGGAGAGCTGGATGAAGTGTTCAGCGTGCCACTGAGCTTCTTTATGCAGGATCAGCGTTATTCCACCGATGAGATCCGCTTTAAAGGCAAAAGCACTTTTGTTCCCGCCTGGGAGTATCAGGGGCATATTATCTGGGGGCTGACTGC encodes the following:
- a CDS encoding NUDIX hydrolase: MKYCSNCAGPLSVAVPDDDNLPRHICDGCGTIHYLNPKIVTGCLPVYEDKVLLCKRAIEPRLGYWTLPAGYMENAESTTEGALRETREEANAEVTISHLYTLTSIVHVNQVQMLYLAELDKPEFSASSESLEVRLFREDEIPWDELAFTTIRNALQFYFEDRQKGTFPLREVILRGN
- a CDS encoding CoA pyrophosphatase, whose protein sequence is MLRKIRQRLQDFEPRRFPTNQPKASVLIALTDDPDPEVILTKRSSRLSTHSGEIAFPGGKHDDTDPDLLYTALREAHEEVGIVPEAVDVIGPLGQVVSKHGLQVTPWVGVIPREIELVANPGELDEVFSVPLSFFMQDQRYSTDEIRFKGKSTFVPAWEYQGHIIWGLTAYMLVELLNTGCDANIPMKPRPEHKIRHF